One Mycolicibacterium goodii genomic region harbors:
- a CDS encoding DUF4262 domain-containing protein codes for MAAPDNCQCIICIDEVRHDDDRQIVAKVTARGHHTIGIIPTAPGDPAPYVFTVGVWHSHHQPELALYGVNDLDTMTEALNAVTGQIATLGRPLRPHDQFADVLSLPGVDEYRVKVLPVHPSWYDSQFGTALYFNAETPVEFYQVVWPDGTGRFPGEAGFDEHFSDRQPQMWLPVADHPPTQWVRDDMRTVIPTRFRTEISTALRGWQTSPADGRDSAATSLEDAIVYTMHWVYQQESRYRYAVLPEDLVYVTAKALVQWQERTHGSTEEPQFAAELAAAAQRLLDWDDLTERIGHAHMKTRGTGVFDNDTAALWVRRFDDTTPEHRQALITQTFARVNNGVTDITECDAAVAAAAVVAATLPDGPTLQSDLGPASLDMGDGFDVTEELRAQAVTALRNVLAPPSAWSQVWVDSDVEPAARWTLAQLITDLAPYRDWARHRRLEDAAPAYLRDPALALECVRGVVDFAAIQGFVMNREVHQRDWGRTLYQEIAATDGSRLIIWMGDDIIAADDDAPAPGLPLFQSEVRVLPLSWAYDVSTEINYGTGKLGECVLHSVELTVSVGVADYSKKVAGNKRTNIFSHELYFTKSLSDGGHDQMLRLIDFGRLLSKQVHR; via the coding sequence ATGGCGGCACCCGACAACTGCCAGTGCATCATCTGCATCGACGAAGTTCGTCACGACGATGATCGGCAGATCGTGGCCAAGGTGACCGCGCGCGGTCACCACACCATCGGGATCATCCCGACGGCCCCCGGTGATCCCGCACCGTACGTGTTCACCGTCGGCGTGTGGCATTCACACCACCAGCCCGAACTCGCCCTCTACGGCGTCAACGATCTCGACACGATGACCGAGGCCCTCAATGCGGTCACCGGACAGATCGCGACGCTCGGCCGACCACTTCGACCGCATGACCAGTTCGCCGACGTGTTGTCCCTGCCGGGAGTCGACGAGTATCGGGTCAAAGTGCTGCCCGTCCATCCGAGTTGGTACGACAGCCAGTTCGGTACCGCGTTGTATTTCAACGCCGAGACGCCGGTGGAGTTCTATCAGGTGGTGTGGCCGGACGGCACCGGCCGGTTTCCCGGCGAGGCGGGCTTCGACGAGCACTTCTCCGACCGCCAGCCCCAGATGTGGCTTCCCGTAGCCGATCATCCACCCACTCAGTGGGTCCGCGACGATATGCGCACAGTGATCCCCACGAGGTTTCGCACAGAGATCTCGACCGCGCTGCGGGGATGGCAGACGTCGCCGGCCGACGGACGTGATTCGGCAGCAACCTCGTTGGAGGATGCGATCGTCTACACGATGCACTGGGTCTACCAGCAGGAGTCCCGATACAGGTACGCCGTGTTGCCCGAAGACCTGGTGTATGTCACTGCCAAGGCACTGGTGCAGTGGCAGGAGCGCACACACGGCAGCACCGAAGAACCCCAGTTCGCGGCGGAACTGGCGGCCGCCGCACAACGACTACTCGACTGGGACGACCTCACCGAGCGAATAGGGCACGCACACATGAAGACACGAGGCACCGGCGTATTCGACAATGACACCGCCGCGCTGTGGGTGCGGCGCTTCGATGACACGACTCCCGAGCACCGCCAGGCGTTGATCACCCAGACGTTCGCGCGCGTGAACAACGGAGTCACGGATATCACCGAATGCGACGCAGCCGTCGCCGCTGCCGCCGTGGTCGCCGCCACCCTGCCGGACGGCCCGACCCTTCAGAGTGACCTCGGCCCAGCCTCTCTCGATATGGGCGACGGCTTCGACGTCACCGAAGAGTTGCGCGCCCAGGCGGTCACGGCGTTGCGCAACGTACTCGCACCGCCCTCCGCATGGTCGCAGGTGTGGGTGGACTCCGACGTGGAACCGGCCGCACGCTGGACCCTCGCGCAGTTGATCACCGACCTCGCGCCCTACCGCGACTGGGCCCGGCATCGGCGGCTGGAGGACGCTGCCCCGGCTTATCTGCGCGACCCTGCACTGGCTCTCGAGTGCGTGCGCGGCGTGGTCGATTTCGCCGCGATCCAGGGATTCGTGATGAACCGAGAGGTGCATCAGCGCGACTGGGGCCGAACGCTCTACCAGGAGATCGCAGCCACCGACGGCAGTCGGCTGATCATATGGATGGGTGACGACATCATCGCCGCCGACGACGACGCCCCTGCGCCGGGGTTGCCGTTGTTCCAATCAGAGGTTCGGGTGCTCCCGCTGTCGTGGGCCTACGACGTCTCGACCGAAATCAACTATGGCACAGGAAAACTGGGAGAATGCGTACTCCACAGCGTCGAACTGACGGTGTCCGTGGGTGTCGCCGATTACTCCAAGAAGGTCGCCGGTAACAAGCGCACCAACATCTTCAGCCACGAGCTGTACTTCACCAAGTCGCTCTCCGACGGCGGACACGACCAAATGCTGCGCCTGATCGATTTCGGCCGTCTGCTGTCCAAACAGGTCCACCGGTGA
- a CDS encoding DUF4241 domain-containing protein, whose translation MIAPDLYALRPGVAPLHERACLLSIREAGTLTVPSGRVEIADPINLGQGFVASVPAGTWPVRLTIADVSEQLDGSHLRVAYLSIVFHDTPVACVEDVVPEGKPAPEPGCAYCVPVDCATVGLADADAAKHIDGLVYEVASSWFDEYVFADRNAQSAEEFVAPQNVPMLDAQRGENYILSPSGWGDGSYFVYATRDAQGTLCGVHVDFAVVHDPHAEYNFD comes from the coding sequence GTGATCGCCCCAGATCTCTACGCGCTCCGGCCCGGAGTCGCACCACTGCACGAACGCGCCTGTCTGCTGTCGATACGTGAGGCCGGAACACTCACCGTGCCGTCGGGTCGGGTCGAGATCGCCGACCCGATCAACCTGGGACAAGGTTTCGTCGCCTCGGTACCAGCCGGCACCTGGCCCGTGCGTCTCACCATCGCCGACGTCTCCGAGCAACTCGACGGCAGTCACCTGCGCGTGGCGTACCTCAGCATCGTTTTCCACGACACGCCTGTCGCTTGCGTCGAAGATGTTGTTCCCGAGGGTAAACCCGCACCTGAACCGGGTTGCGCGTACTGCGTCCCTGTCGACTGCGCAACGGTTGGTCTGGCCGACGCCGACGCGGCGAAGCACATCGACGGGTTGGTCTACGAGGTGGCATCTTCGTGGTTCGACGAATATGTCTTCGCCGACCGGAATGCCCAATCGGCCGAGGAATTCGTTGCGCCGCAGAACGTTCCGATGCTGGATGCACAGCGTGGCGAAAACTACATCCTCTCACCGTCGGGCTGGGGCGACGGAAGCTACTTCGTCTACGCCACACGTGATGCACAGGGAACGCTGTGCGGAGTGCACGTCGATTTCGCCGTGGTTCACGACCCACACGCCGAATACAACTTTGACTAG
- a CDS encoding aldehyde dehydrogenase family protein has protein sequence MREYLKFYIDGRWVDPIEPRTLDVENPTTEQVTGRIAIGAGADVDAAVEAARRAFATWSQTTRDERLAVLGAILGEYQKRAADLADAVSEEMGAPASLAAGPQVRMGQGHLGTAIEALKKFQFEEQYGSTLVVKEPIGVCGLITPWNWPINQIACKVFPALATGCTMVLKPSEVAPFSAQIFTEIVHAAGVPAGVYNLVYGDGPGVGTGLSSHPDIDMVSFTGSTRAGIDVARNAAPTVKRVTQELGGKSPNIVLDDADFAKSVAAGVSVMMMNSGQSCNAPSRMLVPNSRMEEAIAVARETAAAVKVGDPADKTAIGPVASRAQFDKISGLIQKGIDEGATLVVGGTGRPDGLDTGYYVKPTVFADVTNDMTIAREEIFGAVLCILGYDDLDQAVEIANDTEYGLAGYVSGADLETARIVARRIRAGAVAINHAFDIGAPFGGYKRSGNGREWGHFGFDDYLETKAALGYAPQ, from the coding sequence ATGCGCGAATACCTGAAGTTCTACATCGACGGACGGTGGGTGGATCCGATCGAGCCGCGGACTCTCGACGTCGAGAACCCGACCACCGAACAGGTCACCGGGCGAATCGCGATCGGCGCTGGAGCAGATGTCGACGCGGCAGTCGAAGCGGCACGCAGGGCGTTCGCCACGTGGTCGCAGACCACCCGTGACGAGCGCCTCGCGGTGCTGGGCGCGATCCTGGGCGAGTATCAGAAGCGCGCCGCCGACCTGGCCGACGCGGTCAGCGAGGAGATGGGTGCGCCGGCGTCTCTCGCCGCGGGGCCTCAGGTGCGGATGGGCCAGGGCCACCTGGGCACCGCGATCGAGGCGCTCAAGAAGTTCCAGTTCGAGGAGCAATACGGCTCCACCCTGGTGGTCAAGGAACCGATCGGTGTCTGCGGCCTCATCACGCCGTGGAACTGGCCCATCAACCAGATCGCGTGCAAGGTGTTCCCGGCACTGGCCACCGGCTGCACCATGGTGCTCAAGCCGTCGGAGGTCGCCCCGTTCTCGGCGCAGATCTTCACCGAGATCGTCCACGCCGCAGGCGTTCCCGCGGGTGTGTACAACCTCGTCTACGGTGACGGCCCCGGGGTGGGAACCGGCCTGTCGAGCCATCCCGACATCGACATGGTGTCCTTCACCGGCTCCACCCGCGCCGGCATCGACGTGGCCAGGAACGCGGCCCCCACGGTCAAGCGCGTCACGCAGGAACTGGGCGGCAAGAGCCCCAACATCGTGCTCGACGACGCCGACTTCGCCAAGAGCGTCGCGGCCGGGGTGTCGGTGATGATGATGAACAGCGGGCAGAGTTGCAACGCCCCGTCGAGGATGCTGGTGCCGAATTCCCGGATGGAGGAGGCGATCGCGGTCGCCCGCGAGACCGCCGCCGCGGTGAAGGTGGGCGATCCGGCCGACAAGACCGCGATCGGCCCGGTGGCGTCGAGGGCGCAGTTCGACAAGATTTCGGGCCTCATCCAGAAGGGCATCGATGAAGGTGCGACGCTCGTCGTCGGCGGCACCGGCCGTCCCGACGGCCTCGACACCGGCTACTACGTCAAGCCGACCGTGTTCGCCGACGTCACCAACGACATGACGATCGCCCGCGAGGAGATCTTCGGCGCCGTACTGTGCATCCTCGGCTACGACGACCTCGACCAGGCCGTCGAGATCGCCAATGACACCGAGTACGGCCTCGCTGGTTACGTCTCAGGCGCCGACCTCGAAACTGCACGCATCGTGGCCCGCCGCATCCGGGCCGGCGCCGTCGCGATCAACCATGCCTTCGACATCGGTGCGCCGTTCGGCGGGTACAAGCGCAGCGGCAATGGCCGCGAGTGGGGCCACTTCGGTTTCGACGATTACCTCGAGACCAAGGCCGCGCTGGGTTACGCCCCGCAGTAG
- a CDS encoding FadR/GntR family transcriptional regulator: MLDRPIAGALHGNLVTALGTGIVSGRYLPGHVLTLDGVSAEHGVSRSVAREAVRVLESMGMIESRRRVGITVQEPEKWNVFDPVLIRWRLEAGDRTAQLVSLSELRLGFEPAAAALAARRASPHQCRIMAAAVSDMVMHGRDGDLGAYLEADKLFHRTLLEASGNEMFRALNGAVAEVLAGRTHHGMMPEKPNIDAIALHDEVARAIRMGEAGQAERAMRAIIDESVSAIVEVGPSSAESTPPNPGDAAQV; the protein is encoded by the coding sequence ATGCTCGATCGTCCGATTGCTGGCGCACTCCACGGGAATCTCGTCACTGCGCTGGGGACCGGCATCGTGTCGGGCCGCTATCTGCCAGGACACGTGCTGACCCTCGATGGCGTGAGCGCTGAGCACGGTGTGTCCCGCAGCGTCGCTCGCGAGGCCGTGCGCGTGCTGGAGTCCATGGGCATGATCGAGTCCCGCCGCCGGGTGGGGATCACGGTGCAGGAACCCGAGAAGTGGAACGTCTTCGACCCGGTGCTGATCCGCTGGCGGTTGGAAGCCGGCGACCGCACGGCACAACTCGTGTCGCTCTCGGAACTGCGACTGGGATTCGAGCCGGCCGCAGCCGCATTGGCCGCCCGGCGGGCGAGTCCGCACCAATGCCGGATCATGGCGGCGGCGGTGTCGGACATGGTGATGCACGGACGCGACGGCGATCTCGGGGCTTACCTGGAGGCGGACAAGCTGTTTCACCGGACTTTGCTCGAAGCCAGCGGCAACGAGATGTTCCGGGCCCTCAACGGTGCGGTCGCCGAGGTGCTCGCCGGCCGCACCCACCACGGCATGATGCCGGAGAAACCGAACATCGACGCGATCGCGCTGCACGACGAGGTCGCCCGTGCCATCAGAATGGGCGAGGCGGGACAAGCCGAGCGGGCCATGCGGGCGATCATCGACGAATCGGTCTCGGCCATCGTCGAGGTCGGGCCGTCCTCGGCCGAATCCACGCCCCCGAACCCAGGGGATGCCGCGCAGGTGTGA
- a CDS encoding gluconokinase: MATPIVVMGVSGSGKSTVGAALAQRLRVPFADADDFHPPANIEKMSAGHALDDDDRRPWLESIGTWLAEHPDGGVMSCSALKRAYRDQLRRHCPDIEFLHLEGSMETIGRRQASRPGHFMPASLLESQFKTLEPLEADERGIAIDVDQSIDDIIENYVSTRESHTPEEDR, encoded by the coding sequence ATGGCTACGCCGATCGTCGTCATGGGGGTTTCGGGTTCGGGAAAATCGACTGTGGGTGCGGCACTGGCGCAGCGACTGCGTGTGCCTTTCGCCGACGCCGATGACTTCCACCCGCCGGCCAACATCGAGAAGATGTCGGCCGGCCATGCGCTCGACGACGACGACCGGCGGCCCTGGCTCGAATCGATCGGCACATGGCTGGCCGAGCATCCGGACGGCGGTGTGATGAGCTGCTCGGCTCTCAAACGCGCCTACCGGGATCAACTGCGGCGGCACTGCCCGGACATCGAGTTCCTCCACCTGGAGGGCTCGATGGAGACCATCGGCCGCAGACAGGCGAGCAGGCCGGGTCACTTCATGCCTGCGTCGCTCCTGGAATCCCAGTTCAAGACGCTCGAGCCCCTTGAGGCCGACGAGCGTGGAATCGCGATCGACGTCGACCAGTCCATCGACGACATCATCGAAAACTACGTCAGCACAAGAGAATCCCACACACCAGAGGAGGACCGGTGA
- a CDS encoding GntP family permease, which translates to MEAIEPAYGTTTLLLIAAAAVAVLLFLIIKVKLHAFLALVLVSLLTALAAGIPVADVPSALSFGFSNTLGSVALLVGFGVMIGRLLEITGGAQVLADTLIGRFGEKRAPFALGVAALLFGFPIFFDAGLVVFLPIIMTVARRFGGSMLLYAFPAAGAFAAMHALVPPHPGPVAAAELLGANIGLTLIVGVPVAVVSWYVGAFLVSQVIGRRIHVDIPTSLFGEINGGRNFDTDPDTGTDGGAGGTSASATRTAPAFLTVLGVLLLPFVLISFNTVLDTLQTAGVIAEDATWAEYLKLIGTTSIALLITVVVATLALGLRGRSMATVTDILDDALGPICAIILITGAGGMFGGVLRLSGIGDALSGSLSDLGISLILQAFLISTLLRVAQGSATVALTTTAGLLAAAVASAGLSNLQLTALVMAIAAGATVLSHVNDSGFWLVSRFFGMDVKTTLKTWTLLETTLGLSAFVISLLLWAVA; encoded by the coding sequence GTGGAGGCCATTGAGCCGGCATACGGCACCACAACCCTTCTGCTGATCGCGGCGGCCGCCGTCGCGGTGCTGCTGTTCCTGATCATCAAGGTGAAGCTGCACGCGTTCCTCGCACTGGTGCTGGTGAGCCTGCTGACCGCGCTGGCCGCAGGCATCCCCGTCGCCGATGTTCCCAGCGCACTGTCGTTCGGCTTCTCCAACACGCTCGGCTCGGTCGCCCTGCTTGTCGGCTTCGGTGTCATGATCGGCCGGCTACTCGAGATCACCGGCGGCGCACAGGTTCTCGCCGACACCCTGATCGGCAGGTTCGGTGAGAAGCGGGCGCCGTTCGCGCTCGGCGTGGCCGCGTTGCTGTTCGGTTTCCCGATCTTCTTCGACGCCGGTCTGGTCGTCTTCCTGCCGATCATCATGACCGTGGCACGCCGGTTCGGCGGATCGATGCTGCTGTACGCGTTCCCTGCGGCCGGTGCGTTCGCGGCGATGCATGCCCTGGTTCCACCGCATCCCGGTCCCGTAGCGGCGGCCGAACTGCTCGGCGCCAACATCGGTCTCACCCTGATCGTCGGGGTCCCGGTGGCGGTGGTGTCCTGGTACGTCGGCGCTTTTCTGGTATCCCAGGTGATCGGCCGACGCATCCACGTCGACATTCCCACGTCGCTGTTCGGTGAGATCAACGGCGGTCGCAACTTCGATACCGACCCCGACACAGGCACCGACGGTGGTGCGGGCGGTACCTCGGCCAGCGCCACCCGCACCGCACCGGCCTTCCTGACGGTGCTCGGCGTGCTGCTGCTGCCCTTCGTGTTGATCTCGTTCAACACCGTGCTCGACACGCTCCAGACCGCAGGTGTGATCGCAGAAGACGCCACGTGGGCGGAGTACCTCAAACTCATCGGCACGACTTCCATCGCCCTGCTGATCACTGTCGTCGTGGCCACCCTGGCCCTGGGTCTGCGCGGCAGGTCGATGGCAACTGTCACCGACATCCTCGACGACGCACTCGGCCCAATCTGCGCGATCATCCTGATCACCGGTGCGGGCGGCATGTTCGGCGGTGTGCTGCGACTGAGTGGCATCGGCGATGCCCTCAGCGGTTCACTGTCGGACCTCGGTATCTCGTTGATCCTGCAGGCGTTCCTCATCTCCACGCTGCTGCGCGTCGCGCAAGGTTCGGCCACCGTCGCATTGACCACCACCGCGGGTCTGCTGGCCGCGGCGGTTGCCTCGGCCGGCCTGAGCAACCTGCAGCTCACCGCGTTGGTGATGGCGATCGCGGCAGGTGCCACGGTGCTCTCACACGTCAACGACTCGGGCTTCTGGTTGGTCAGCCGGTTCTTCGGCATGGACGTCAAGACCACGCTGAAGACCTGGACCTTGCTGGAAACCACCCTGGGACTGAGCGCGTTTGTGATCAGCCTGCTGTTGTGGGCCGTGGCGTGA
- a CDS encoding tautomerase family protein encodes MPLLKFTVQHGRTPQQIRQLLDSAHAAVVEAFAIPVRDRYQIVNVREPGQVIAMDTGLGIDRSERLVIIEIVSRRRTVAQKQRLYGLLAEYLQRDCGLDPDDLIVSITENEDSDWSFGRGRAQFLTGELV; translated from the coding sequence ATGCCATTGTTGAAATTCACCGTCCAGCACGGGCGGACGCCTCAGCAGATACGCCAACTGCTCGACAGCGCCCACGCCGCCGTCGTCGAGGCGTTCGCGATTCCCGTCCGGGACCGCTACCAGATCGTCAACGTGCGCGAACCGGGTCAGGTGATCGCCATGGACACCGGGCTGGGCATCGATCGATCCGAGCGTCTGGTGATCATCGAGATCGTCAGCCGCAGGCGCACCGTCGCTCAGAAGCAGCGTCTCTACGGACTTCTCGCCGAATACCTGCAGCGCGACTGCGGACTCGACCCCGATGACCTGATCGTGTCGATCACCGAGAACGAGGATTCCGACTGGTCGTTCGGCCGAGGCCGCGCGCAGTTCCTCACCGGCGAGCTGGTCTGA
- a CDS encoding NAD(P)H-dependent flavin oxidoreductase, whose amino-acid sequence MITTRLTSRFSLSVPILLAPMSTFADARLATAVTRAGGLGVLGAGYDDADWLNAQFDAADGTRIGIGFIGWRLTAQPRLLDVALDRKPAVVVYSFADPTPFAQRIHDAQVPLLVQVGNLEEARRAIDLGAQGIIAQGGEAGGHGRDERSTFTLVPEVADLAGARAPDTLVLAAGGVTDGRGLAAALSLGADGAMIGSRLWATKESPAKPRAHALALAAESDDTVRSSVFDIVRGYSWPDGYGGRTLRNTFVDHWRTREDALRAGVEEAAAAYRTASAAEDFSIADIHIGEGVGLIRDVPGTAEVLDRMAREATSVLGRLAAASTPQGTRILTAGSL is encoded by the coding sequence ATGATAACCACTCGACTCACATCCCGATTTTCACTATCCGTTCCGATCCTGCTGGCGCCGATGTCCACCTTCGCCGACGCTCGGCTGGCCACGGCGGTGACGCGCGCAGGAGGGCTCGGGGTGCTCGGTGCCGGCTACGACGACGCCGACTGGTTGAACGCGCAGTTCGACGCCGCCGACGGCACCCGCATCGGCATCGGCTTCATCGGATGGAGACTCACCGCGCAACCTCGCCTGCTCGACGTTGCACTCGACCGGAAACCGGCTGTGGTGGTGTACTCGTTCGCCGACCCGACGCCCTTCGCACAGCGGATCCACGACGCGCAGGTGCCGCTCCTGGTGCAGGTCGGAAACCTCGAAGAAGCACGCCGTGCAATCGATCTCGGCGCACAGGGCATCATCGCGCAAGGCGGTGAGGCCGGTGGCCACGGCCGAGACGAACGATCCACCTTCACGCTGGTGCCCGAGGTGGCCGACCTGGCCGGTGCCCGTGCCCCCGACACCCTGGTGCTGGCCGCGGGTGGGGTGACCGACGGGCGCGGCCTGGCCGCGGCGCTCTCGTTGGGCGCCGACGGCGCGATGATCGGTTCACGATTGTGGGCCACAAAGGAATCACCCGCGAAACCCCGGGCACATGCCCTCGCGTTGGCCGCCGAGTCCGATGACACCGTGCGCTCCAGCGTCTTCGACATCGTCCGCGGCTACTCGTGGCCGGACGGATATGGCGGTCGCACACTTCGCAACACGTTCGTCGACCACTGGCGCACACGGGAGGACGCGCTGCGCGCCGGTGTCGAAGAGGCTGCGGCCGCGTACCGAACCGCCTCGGCTGCCGAGGATTTCAGCATCGCCGACATCCACATCGGCGAGGGCGTCGGCCTCATCCGGGACGTACCGGGCACCGCGGAGGTTCTCGACCGCATGGCGCGGGAAGCCACCTCCGTGCTGGGCCGGCTGGCCGCGGCCAGCACGCCGCAAGGAACCCGAATACTCACTGCCGGTTCACTGTGA
- a CDS encoding universal stress protein, which translates to MRQGPLAGRYPAVATMVTLALIPYLALSAAIDPLVPIICEQLNMSPQAMSLGSGLGNAAYAVGTVLAVQFAQHLPQRRMMIAYAVLLVIGSVIAASAPNGTVFITGHVLQGLSTSMLLIAAAPPLTIGFPREKLRHTAVIMNMCVFGAVALGPFVGGAQAEAHAWRPLFWIIAAIALAALIMAALTFEDAPPADRTAPRDVKAIGLAAVGCAAAFIGAAQLTSHGFGDAAVTVPMLGGLLLIVALIVYQFRAPRPLLTIRTMLTSSIPVAGVGVALFAAAASVAATALTAKVFLESFNPVHVGLLYLPELGGAVVMAFVFGYVISRRAMHYLPLVGMALLAAGIVAFRFALPANQPLALIGSALTGLALGATVAPALFVAGFSLQSNSLQRVFAIIELLRAVAAFMVAPIFAHFAVTATGGLVEGTGDALWISLGLAIGGAVFGVGVYLLSGARPQAPDIDLFLDGDHPAWSSPPLLARLRTGLPGPHVPPVTTPPLRDIQPLPQQTGPVLIAYDGSERAASAIDLAATQLAGQRDALVVCVWQPADVGFTPVGTEPFDADQASEVRHAAERTAARGAALARAAGFTARSVAVEAAPTWQGIVETAEKHCASMIVIGPHRRSGLLGHLQGSVTTAVVAHATTAVLVVPEAAATVVPDSLRSLAAPH; encoded by the coding sequence ATGCGCCAAGGCCCGCTCGCCGGACGGTATCCCGCGGTCGCCACCATGGTGACCCTCGCGCTGATCCCCTACCTCGCGTTGTCCGCCGCGATCGACCCCTTGGTCCCGATCATCTGCGAACAGCTGAACATGTCGCCACAGGCGATGAGTCTTGGATCGGGGTTGGGCAACGCCGCCTACGCGGTGGGGACCGTCCTGGCCGTCCAGTTCGCACAGCACCTCCCGCAGCGCCGCATGATGATCGCCTATGCGGTGCTGCTCGTCATCGGCTCGGTGATCGCCGCGTCGGCACCCAACGGAACCGTGTTCATCACGGGCCACGTGCTGCAGGGACTGTCGACCAGCATGCTGTTGATCGCTGCCGCGCCGCCACTGACGATCGGCTTCCCGCGTGAGAAGCTGCGCCACACCGCCGTCATCATGAACATGTGCGTGTTCGGAGCGGTGGCACTCGGCCCGTTCGTCGGAGGCGCGCAAGCCGAAGCGCACGCGTGGCGGCCGCTGTTCTGGATCATCGCTGCCATCGCGCTGGCGGCCTTGATCATGGCGGCGTTGACGTTCGAGGATGCCCCGCCCGCGGATCGCACCGCACCGCGTGACGTCAAGGCGATCGGCCTGGCGGCCGTCGGGTGCGCCGCGGCGTTCATCGGTGCCGCACAGCTCACGAGCCACGGATTCGGCGACGCCGCCGTCACCGTGCCCATGCTGGGTGGCCTGCTGCTGATCGTGGCCCTGATCGTCTACCAGTTCCGCGCACCCCGACCACTGCTCACCATCCGTACGATGCTCACCAGTTCGATACCGGTCGCCGGTGTCGGTGTGGCGCTGTTCGCCGCGGCAGCGTCGGTGGCCGCGACCGCGTTGACCGCCAAGGTCTTCCTGGAGAGCTTCAACCCAGTTCATGTCGGGTTGCTGTACCTGCCCGAACTCGGCGGCGCGGTCGTCATGGCATTCGTGTTCGGGTACGTCATCTCACGGCGCGCGATGCACTACCTTCCGCTCGTAGGCATGGCGCTGCTCGCCGCGGGGATCGTTGCGTTCCGGTTCGCGCTGCCTGCCAACCAGCCGCTGGCCCTGATCGGTTCGGCCCTCACCGGTCTGGCCCTCGGCGCCACCGTGGCTCCGGCCTTGTTCGTCGCGGGTTTCTCGTTGCAGTCCAACAGTTTGCAACGCGTCTTTGCGATCATCGAACTGCTGCGCGCGGTGGCGGCGTTCATGGTCGCACCGATCTTCGCGCACTTCGCGGTCACGGCCACCGGCGGGCTGGTCGAAGGCACCGGTGATGCGCTGTGGATCAGTCTGGGGCTTGCCATCGGTGGCGCGGTCTTCGGAGTGGGGGTCTACCTGCTCAGTGGGGCGCGGCCGCAGGCCCCCGACATCGACCTGTTCCTCGACGGCGACCACCCTGCGTGGTCCTCACCGCCGTTGCTCGCGCGCCTGCGCACCGGACTGCCCGGGCCGCATGTCCCGCCCGTCACGACACCTCCGCTTCGCGACATCCAGCCGCTGCCACAGCAGACCGGTCCCGTGCTGATCGCCTACGACGGGTCAGAACGCGCGGCGAGCGCGATCGATCTCGCGGCAACGCAGCTCGCGGGACAGCGCGACGCCCTCGTCGTCTGCGTCTGGCAACCCGCCGATGTCGGGTTCACGCCGGTCGGAACCGAACCGTTCGACGCCGATCAGGCGAGCGAGGTGCGGCACGCCGCCGAGCGCACGGCAGCGCGGGGCGCGGCACTCGCACGGGCGGCCGGTTTCACGGCGCGAAGTGTCGCGGTCGAGGCCGCACCGACGTGGCAGGGCATCGTCGAGACCGCCGAAAAGCACTGCGCCAGCATGATCGTCATCGGCCCGCACCGGCGCAGCGGCCTCCTCGGGCATCTTCAGGGCAGCGTCACGACTGCGGTCGTCGCACACGCCACCACAGCGGTGCTGGTGGTACCCGAGGCAGCTGCGACCGTCGTGCCCGATTCGCTCAGGAGCCTCGCCGCTCCCCACTGA
- a CDS encoding MarR family winged helix-turn-helix transcriptional regulator translates to MTTARPQLADFLCFSIYSANLAFGKAYKPLLDRRGITYTQYIAIVALYDADHQTVSGLGEKLFLESNTLTPILKKLEELGYVTRRRDPDDERQVVVSLTEAGRELREQSYEMELGAATGLSVEEMRAMQKGIAKLRDNLREHAGTTSTRRSHARTR, encoded by the coding sequence ATGACCACCGCACGCCCACAACTGGCCGACTTCCTGTGCTTCTCGATCTACTCGGCCAACCTCGCGTTCGGTAAGGCGTACAAGCCGCTGTTGGACCGGCGCGGGATCACCTACACGCAGTACATCGCGATCGTGGCGCTCTACGACGCAGATCATCAGACAGTCAGCGGTCTCGGCGAGAAGCTGTTCCTGGAATCGAACACGCTGACCCCGATTCTCAAGAAGCTCGAGGAGCTCGGCTACGTGACCAGGCGCCGCGATCCCGACGACGAACGTCAGGTGGTCGTCAGTCTGACCGAGGCCGGTCGCGAACTGCGCGAGCAGTCCTACGAGATGGAACTCGGGGCCGCCACCGGATTGAGCGTCGAGGAGATGCGGGCCATGCAGAAGGGCATCGCTAAGTTACGCGACAACCTGCGCGAGCACGCGGGCACCACGTCGACACGTCGATCACACGCTCGGACACGCTGA